A portion of the Magnolia sinica isolate HGM2019 chromosome 17, MsV1, whole genome shotgun sequence genome contains these proteins:
- the LOC131231195 gene encoding uncharacterized protein LOC131231195, whose translation MAKRGGARNASTPGSGYQFANLREESSGKKEVKGSKGVSSILRIQHLQKLAIWAGGEVSIPPLGALFGHHLAANAEATGIPIDSSFFTCQGCETILQPGRNCTVRIKKNTAKMQRHKKSCVPSKNNVVYTCHFCSHQSLHRGTPEGHMKEIFASRPKLISDSKQVSSTDKKSIIPEKDTATGAEIIYLKPNPLSESKSKSPKKEKDQAVGEITIENSPATPFKRVGSALSVEKKWKRCRSGPKKTVGNENSSASMETGKATSGSSKRRRKAWSSLKEIAENNERESAREIGNLTIPFHI comes from the exons ATGGCAAAGAGAGGGGGAGCCAGAAATGCATCGACACCTGGTTCGGGATATCAATTTGCTAATCTTCGAGAGGAGAGCAGTGGGAAAAAAGAAGTCAAAGGATCCAAAGGTGTCAGTTCTATCTTGAGGATACAGCATCTGCAGAAGCTGGCTATTTGGGCAGGTGGGGAAGTTTCTATACCTCCCTTGGGTGCTCTGTTTGGACACCATTTGGCCGCTAATGCAGAGGCCACAGGAATTCCGATTGATTCATCGTTCTTTACTTGCCAAGG ATGTGAGACTATCCTTCAGCCTGGCCGTAACTGCACCGTCCGAATAAAAAAGAACACAGCCAAGATGCAGCGCCACAAGAAATCATGTGTTCCTTCAAAGAACAATGTCGTTTACACGTGCCATTTCTGTTCACACCAGAGCCTTCATAGGGGCACCCCAGAAGGCCACATGAAAGAGATATTCGCTTCAAGGCCGAAACTTATTTCAGATTCAAAACAGGTCAGCTCCACAGATAAAAAATCCATCATCCCCGAGAAAGATACAGCAACTGGAGCGGAGATTATCTATTTGAAGCCGAACCCACTTTCAGAATCGAAGTCCAAAAGTCCCAAGAAAGAGAAAGATCAAGCGGTTGGAGAGATTACTATAGAAAACAGCCCGGCAACGCCATTTAAGAGAGTAGGCAGTGCCTTGTCCGTGGAAAAGAAATGGAAGCGGTGCAGATCAGGACCGAAAAAGACGGTTGGAAATGAAAACAGCTCGGCGTCGATGGAAACTGGAAAAGCCACCAGCGGATCAAGCAAACGTAGGAGGAAAGCATGGTCTAGCCTGAAGGAGATTGCTGAAAACAACGAGCGTGAAAGTGCACGTGAAATCGGCAATTTGACAATCCCATTTCACATATGA
- the LOC131231274 gene encoding uncharacterized protein LOC131231274 gives MDPKTEKLVRRTTMVATVTAAYFLLTADYGPNPNVLDPIKRAIQSAKLSVKGFFLNSEKEIQENRDGKAESSNAKDKS, from the exons ATGGATCCGAAGACGGAGAAGCTGGTGAGGCGAACGACCATGGTGGCTACTGTAACCGCTGCTTATTTCCTTCTAACAGCGGACTACGGTCCCAATCCTAATGTCCTCGATCCT ATCAAGAGGGCAATACAATCAGCCAAGCTTTCCGTGAAGGGATTCTTCCTTAACTCAGAAAAAGAGATTCAAGAAAACAGAGACGGAAAAGCGGAATCTAGTAATGCAAAAGATAAGTCATAG